From one Gossypium hirsutum isolate 1008001.06 chromosome D08, Gossypium_hirsutum_v2.1, whole genome shotgun sequence genomic stretch:
- the LOC107962814 gene encoding probable LRR receptor-like serine/threonine-protein kinase At5g48740 isoform X3, with product MLLADSMALNCFWVTLFLFFGFLGVVFCEQDGFLSLSCGGARAYVDSSNITWVSDDTYINTGNITTINYVEDSGTYSSNVPLRFFPESQRRNCYKLPVENTSSMVLVRAQFLYKNYDRHWKPPAFLVSLGTAITSTVNLTNKDPWIEEFIWPVSKATLSFCLNAIPSSGSPVISSLEVRPLPRGAYRSGIGGFSNKSLRKRYRINSGYTNGSLRYPADPFDRIWDADRSYTPAHLSPAFHIPLGLNLSSLKESPPLDVLQTARVLARDDFLHYNLPLDTFGDYYIVLYFADILPVSASFDILINGVVQQSNFTITTSETSTLYFTQKRITSLDIAFRRIRFYPQISAFEVYEIVDIPPEASSTTVSALQVIEQSTGFDLGWQDDPCLPTPWNHIECEGSTVTSLDLSDTNLRSISPTFGDLLDLKILDLHNTSLSGAIENLDSLQYLEKLNLSFNQLTSFGSDLDSLVNLKILDLHNNSLQGIVPASLGELENLHLLNLENNKLQGTLPPSLNRESLEVRTLGNLCLSFSTMACNEATSNETPKVTVITNRKHTPHTRLAIILGAAGGAVFALLLISRSVFLYINKRETEAADTTSAPIDMRNWNAARIFSYKEIKAATNNFKEVIGRGGFGSVYLGKLSDGKLVAVKVRSDRTQLGADSFINEVHLLSKIRHQNLVCLEGFCYESKKQILVYEYLPGGSLADYLHGPNSQKFSLSWVRRLKIAVDAAKGLDYLHNGSDPRIIHRDVKCSNILLDAQMNAKVCDFGLSKQVTQSDATHVTTAVKGTAGYLDPDFGVVLLELICGREPLNHSGSPDSFNLVLWAKPYLQASAFEIVDDSLKGTFEAESMRRAALVAVKSVDRDASLRPTIAEVLAELKDAYSIQLSYLASLGHSG from the exons ATGTTGTTAGCAGATTCTATGGCCTTGAACTGCTTCTGGGTCACCTTGTTTTTGTTCTTTGGCTTTTTGGGTGTTGTTTTCTGTGAGCAAGATG GTTTCTTGAGCTTATCATGTGGTGGAGCAAGGGCTTATGTTGATTCATCTAATATAACATGGGTCTCAGAtgatacatacataaacacaggCAATATAACTACCATTAACTATGTTGAGGATTCTGGTACTTATTCATCAAATGTTCCACTTCGGTTTTTCCCCGAATCTCAACGTCGTAATTGCTATAAATTACCAGTGGAAAATACATCATCCATGGTTCTTGTGAGAGCTCAATTTTTGTATAAGAACTATGATAGACATTGGAAACCTCCAGCTTTCTTAGTTTCTCTTGGGACAGCTATAACTAGTACTGTGAACTTAACTAACAAAGATCCATGGATTGAAGAGTTCATATGGCCAGTGAGTAAGGCCACACTGTCATTTTGTTTGAATGCTATTCCGAGCAGTGGATCTCCAGTTATTTCTTCTCTTGAAGTTCGACCACTTCCTCGAGGGGCTTACCGTAGTGGCATTGGAGGTTTCTCAAATAAGTCACTTCGTAAGCGGTATCGAATCAATAGTGGTTATACCAATGGATCATTGAG GTACCCTGCAGATCCGTTTGACCGCATTTGGGATGCTGATCGAAGTTACACACCAGCTCATCTCTCACCAGCCTTCCACATTCCCCTTGGCTTGAATTTATCAAGCCTAAAGGAGAGTCCTCCTTTGGATGTGTTGCAGACTGCTAGAGTTCTGGCTCGGGACGACTTCTTACATTACAACCTACCTCTAGATACATTCGGGGACTACTATATTGTCCTCTATTTTGCAGACATTCTTCCAGTTTCTGCTTCTTTCGATATATTAATCAATGGGGTCGTTCAGCAATCCAATTTCACTATAACAACCTCAGAAACCAGTACTCTATATTTCACACAAAAGCGAATCACAAGTCTGGATATTGCATTTAGGAGAATCAGATTCTACCCTCAAATCAGTGCATTTGAGGTCTATGAAATTGTTGATATTCCACCAGAGGCTTCTTCAACTACAGTTTCAGCACTTCAAGTTATCGAGCAGTCTACTGGTTTCGATCTCGGATGGCAAGATGATCCATGCTTACCAACTCCATGGAATCATATTGAATGTGAAGGAAGTACAGTGACATCATT GGACCTTTCAGACACCAACTTGAGGTCAATTAGTCCAACATTTGGTGACTTGCTGGATCTTAAAATACT GGATTTGCATAACACATCACTTTCAGGAGCAATAGAAAATCTGGACAGCCTGCAATACCTCGAGAAATT GAACCTGAGTTTCAATCAGTTAACATCCTTTGGTTCTGATTTAGACAGCTTGGTTAACCTTAAAATTTT GGACTTGCATAATAACAGTTTACAGGGAATAGTACCAGCCAGCTTGGGAGAGTTGGAGAATCTACATTTGCT GAACCTGGAGAATAATAAACTGCAAGGCACCCTACCCCCATCTTTGAACAGAGAAAGCTTGGAAGTTAG AACATTAGGGAATTTATGCCTTTCCTTTTCAACAATGGCATGCAACGAAGCCACATCGAATGAGACACCAAAAGTTACTGTTATTACAAATAGGAAGCACACTCCACATACACGTTTAGCCATTATACTCGGAGCAGCTGGAGGAGCCGTATTTGCTCTACTCCTCATTTCTCGTTCAGtatttttgtatataaataaaaggGAAACTGAAGCCGCAGATACTACAA GTGCACCTATTGATATGCGAAACTGGAATGCTGCAAGAATATTTTCTTACAAAGAAATAAAAGCAGCTACAAACAACTTTAAGGAAGTCATAGGCCGAGGTGGTTTTGGATCTGTTTACCTTGGAAAGCTATCAGATGGCAAACTGGTAGCAGTAAAAGTGCGATCTGATCGAACTCAATTGGGTGCCGACTCTTTTATTAACGAG GTTCATCTGTTATCGAAAATTCGACATCAAAATCTTGTATGCTTGGAAGGATTTTGTTATGAATCAAAGAAGCAGATACTAGTGTATGAGTATCTACCTGGTGGATCACTGGCTGATTACTTACATG GTCCAAATAGTCAAAAGTTTTCTTTAAGCTGGGTTCGGAGACTGAAAATAGCTGTTGATGCTGCAAAAG GGCTGGACTACTTGCATAACGGGAGCGATCCAAGAATAATACACCGCGATGTCAAGTGCAGTAACATCCTTTTGGACGCTCAAATGAATGCCAAGGTCTGTGATTTTGGCCTCTCTAAGCAAGTAACTCAATCCGACGCAACTCATGTCACAACCGCTGTCAAAGGCACTGCAGGCTATCTAGATCCTGA TTTCGGTGTTGTTCTTTTGGAGCTCATATGTGGAAGAGAACCACTGAATCACTCCGGATCCCCGGATTCCTTCAATTTAGTGCTATGG GCAAAGCCCTACTTACAGGCAAGTGCATTTGAGATAGTAGATGATAGCTTAAAGGGAACCTTCGAGGCAGAAAGCATGAGAAGAGCAGCCTTAGTCGCTGTAAAATCCGTCGATAGAGATGCATCCTTGAGACCAACCATTGCAGAGGTTTTAGCAGAGCTGAAAGATGCATACAGTATCCAGCTCTCATATCTTGCATCTTTGGGACACTCAGGTTAA
- the LOC107962814 gene encoding probable LRR receptor-like serine/threonine-protein kinase At5g48740 isoform X2: MLLADSMALNCFWVTLFLFFGFLGVVFCEQDGFLSLSCGGARAYVDSSNITWVSDDTYINTGNITTINYVEDSGTYSSNVPLRFFPESQRRNCYKLPVENTSSMVLVRAQFLYKNYDRHWKPPAFLVSLGTAITSTVNLTNKDPWIEEFIWPVSKATLSFCLNAIPSSGSPVISSLEVRPLPRGAYRSGIGGFSNKSLRKRYRINSGYTNGSLRYPADPFDRIWDADRSYTPAHLSPAFHIPLGLNLSSLKESPPLDVLQTARVLARDDFLHYNLPLDTFGDYYIVLYFADILPVSASFDILINGVVQQSNFTITTSETSTLYFTQKRITSLDIAFRRIRFYPQISAFEVYEIVDIPPEASSTTVSALQVIEQSTGFDLGWQDDPCLPTPWNHIECEGSTVTSLDLSDTNLRSISPTFGDLLDLKILDLHNTSLSGAIENLDSLQYLEKLNLSFNQLTSFGSDLDSLVNLKILDLHNNSLQGIVPASLGELENLHLLNLENNKLQGTLPPSLNRESLEVRTLGNLCLSFSTMACNEATSNETPKVTVITNRKHTPHTRLAIILGAAGGAVFALLLISRSVFLYINKRETEAADTTSAPIDMRNWNAARIFSYKEIKAATNNFKEVIGRGGFGSVYLGKLSDGKLVAVKVRSDRTQLGADSFINEVHLLSKIRHQNLVCLEGFCYESKKQILVYEYLPGGSLADYLHGPNSQKFSLSWVRRLKIAVDAAKGLDYLHNGSDPRIIHRDVKCSNILLDAQMNAKVCDFGLSKQVTQSDATHVTTAVKGTAGYLDPDFGVVLLELICGREPLNHSGSPDSFNLVLWAKPYLQASAFEIVDDSLKGTFEAESMRRAALVAVKSVDRDASLRPTIAEVLAELKDAYSIQLSYLASLGHSGEA, encoded by the exons ATGTTGTTAGCAGATTCTATGGCCTTGAACTGCTTCTGGGTCACCTTGTTTTTGTTCTTTGGCTTTTTGGGTGTTGTTTTCTGTGAGCAAGATG GTTTCTTGAGCTTATCATGTGGTGGAGCAAGGGCTTATGTTGATTCATCTAATATAACATGGGTCTCAGAtgatacatacataaacacaggCAATATAACTACCATTAACTATGTTGAGGATTCTGGTACTTATTCATCAAATGTTCCACTTCGGTTTTTCCCCGAATCTCAACGTCGTAATTGCTATAAATTACCAGTGGAAAATACATCATCCATGGTTCTTGTGAGAGCTCAATTTTTGTATAAGAACTATGATAGACATTGGAAACCTCCAGCTTTCTTAGTTTCTCTTGGGACAGCTATAACTAGTACTGTGAACTTAACTAACAAAGATCCATGGATTGAAGAGTTCATATGGCCAGTGAGTAAGGCCACACTGTCATTTTGTTTGAATGCTATTCCGAGCAGTGGATCTCCAGTTATTTCTTCTCTTGAAGTTCGACCACTTCCTCGAGGGGCTTACCGTAGTGGCATTGGAGGTTTCTCAAATAAGTCACTTCGTAAGCGGTATCGAATCAATAGTGGTTATACCAATGGATCATTGAG GTACCCTGCAGATCCGTTTGACCGCATTTGGGATGCTGATCGAAGTTACACACCAGCTCATCTCTCACCAGCCTTCCACATTCCCCTTGGCTTGAATTTATCAAGCCTAAAGGAGAGTCCTCCTTTGGATGTGTTGCAGACTGCTAGAGTTCTGGCTCGGGACGACTTCTTACATTACAACCTACCTCTAGATACATTCGGGGACTACTATATTGTCCTCTATTTTGCAGACATTCTTCCAGTTTCTGCTTCTTTCGATATATTAATCAATGGGGTCGTTCAGCAATCCAATTTCACTATAACAACCTCAGAAACCAGTACTCTATATTTCACACAAAAGCGAATCACAAGTCTGGATATTGCATTTAGGAGAATCAGATTCTACCCTCAAATCAGTGCATTTGAGGTCTATGAAATTGTTGATATTCCACCAGAGGCTTCTTCAACTACAGTTTCAGCACTTCAAGTTATCGAGCAGTCTACTGGTTTCGATCTCGGATGGCAAGATGATCCATGCTTACCAACTCCATGGAATCATATTGAATGTGAAGGAAGTACAGTGACATCATT GGACCTTTCAGACACCAACTTGAGGTCAATTAGTCCAACATTTGGTGACTTGCTGGATCTTAAAATACT GGATTTGCATAACACATCACTTTCAGGAGCAATAGAAAATCTGGACAGCCTGCAATACCTCGAGAAATT GAACCTGAGTTTCAATCAGTTAACATCCTTTGGTTCTGATTTAGACAGCTTGGTTAACCTTAAAATTTT GGACTTGCATAATAACAGTTTACAGGGAATAGTACCAGCCAGCTTGGGAGAGTTGGAGAATCTACATTTGCT GAACCTGGAGAATAATAAACTGCAAGGCACCCTACCCCCATCTTTGAACAGAGAAAGCTTGGAAGTTAG AACATTAGGGAATTTATGCCTTTCCTTTTCAACAATGGCATGCAACGAAGCCACATCGAATGAGACACCAAAAGTTACTGTTATTACAAATAGGAAGCACACTCCACATACACGTTTAGCCATTATACTCGGAGCAGCTGGAGGAGCCGTATTTGCTCTACTCCTCATTTCTCGTTCAGtatttttgtatataaataaaaggGAAACTGAAGCCGCAGATACTACAA GTGCACCTATTGATATGCGAAACTGGAATGCTGCAAGAATATTTTCTTACAAAGAAATAAAAGCAGCTACAAACAACTTTAAGGAAGTCATAGGCCGAGGTGGTTTTGGATCTGTTTACCTTGGAAAGCTATCAGATGGCAAACTGGTAGCAGTAAAAGTGCGATCTGATCGAACTCAATTGGGTGCCGACTCTTTTATTAACGAG GTTCATCTGTTATCGAAAATTCGACATCAAAATCTTGTATGCTTGGAAGGATTTTGTTATGAATCAAAGAAGCAGATACTAGTGTATGAGTATCTACCTGGTGGATCACTGGCTGATTACTTACATG GTCCAAATAGTCAAAAGTTTTCTTTAAGCTGGGTTCGGAGACTGAAAATAGCTGTTGATGCTGCAAAAG GGCTGGACTACTTGCATAACGGGAGCGATCCAAGAATAATACACCGCGATGTCAAGTGCAGTAACATCCTTTTGGACGCTCAAATGAATGCCAAGGTCTGTGATTTTGGCCTCTCTAAGCAAGTAACTCAATCCGACGCAACTCATGTCACAACCGCTGTCAAAGGCACTGCAGGCTATCTAGATCCTGA TTTCGGTGTTGTTCTTTTGGAGCTCATATGTGGAAGAGAACCACTGAATCACTCCGGATCCCCGGATTCCTTCAATTTAGTGCTATGG GCAAAGCCCTACTTACAGGCAAGTGCATTTGAGATAGTAGATGATAGCTTAAAGGGAACCTTCGAGGCAGAAAGCATGAGAAGAGCAGCCTTAGTCGCTGTAAAATCCGTCGATAGAGATGCATCCTTGAGACCAACCATTGCAGAGGTTTTAGCAGAGCTGAAAGATGCATACAGTATCCAGCTCTCATATCTTGCATCTTTGGGACACTCAG GTGAGGCATAA
- the LOC107962814 gene encoding probable LRR receptor-like serine/threonine-protein kinase At5g48740 isoform X1: protein MLLADSMALNCFWVTLFLFFGFLGVVFCEQDGFLSLSCGGARAYVDSSNITWVSDDTYINTGNITTINYVEDSGTYSSNVPLRFFPESQRRNCYKLPVENTSSMVLVRAQFLYKNYDRHWKPPAFLVSLGTAITSTVNLTNKDPWIEEFIWPVSKATLSFCLNAIPSSGSPVISSLEVRPLPRGAYRSGIGGFSNKSLRKRYRINSGYTNGSLRYPADPFDRIWDADRSYTPAHLSPAFHIPLGLNLSSLKESPPLDVLQTARVLARDDFLHYNLPLDTFGDYYIVLYFADILPVSASFDILINGVVQQSNFTITTSETSTLYFTQKRITSLDIAFRRIRFYPQISAFEVYEIVDIPPEASSTTVSALQVIEQSTGFDLGWQDDPCLPTPWNHIECEGSTVTSLDLSDTNLRSISPTFGDLLDLKILDLHNTSLSGAIENLDSLQYLEKLNLSFNQLTSFGSDLDSLVNLKILDLHNNSLQGIVPASLGELENLHLLNLENNKLQGTLPPSLNRESLEVRTLGNLCLSFSTMACNEATSNETPKVTVITNRKHTPHTRLAIILGAAGGAVFALLLISRSVFLYINKRETEAADTTSAPIDMRNWNAARIFSYKEIKAATNNFKEVIGRGGFGSVYLGKLSDGKLVAVKVRSDRTQLGADSFINEVHLLSKIRHQNLVCLEGFCYESKKQILVYEYLPGGSLADYLHGPNSQKFSLSWVRRLKIAVDAAKGLDYLHNGSDPRIIHRDVKCSNILLDAQMNAKVCDFGLSKQVTQSDATHVTTAVKGTAGYLDPEYYSTKQLTEKSDVYSFGVVLLELICGREPLNHSGSPDSFNLVLWAKPYLQASAFEIVDDSLKGTFEAESMRRAALVAVKSVDRDASLRPTIAEVLAELKDAYSIQLSYLASLGHSGEA from the exons ATGTTGTTAGCAGATTCTATGGCCTTGAACTGCTTCTGGGTCACCTTGTTTTTGTTCTTTGGCTTTTTGGGTGTTGTTTTCTGTGAGCAAGATG GTTTCTTGAGCTTATCATGTGGTGGAGCAAGGGCTTATGTTGATTCATCTAATATAACATGGGTCTCAGAtgatacatacataaacacaggCAATATAACTACCATTAACTATGTTGAGGATTCTGGTACTTATTCATCAAATGTTCCACTTCGGTTTTTCCCCGAATCTCAACGTCGTAATTGCTATAAATTACCAGTGGAAAATACATCATCCATGGTTCTTGTGAGAGCTCAATTTTTGTATAAGAACTATGATAGACATTGGAAACCTCCAGCTTTCTTAGTTTCTCTTGGGACAGCTATAACTAGTACTGTGAACTTAACTAACAAAGATCCATGGATTGAAGAGTTCATATGGCCAGTGAGTAAGGCCACACTGTCATTTTGTTTGAATGCTATTCCGAGCAGTGGATCTCCAGTTATTTCTTCTCTTGAAGTTCGACCACTTCCTCGAGGGGCTTACCGTAGTGGCATTGGAGGTTTCTCAAATAAGTCACTTCGTAAGCGGTATCGAATCAATAGTGGTTATACCAATGGATCATTGAG GTACCCTGCAGATCCGTTTGACCGCATTTGGGATGCTGATCGAAGTTACACACCAGCTCATCTCTCACCAGCCTTCCACATTCCCCTTGGCTTGAATTTATCAAGCCTAAAGGAGAGTCCTCCTTTGGATGTGTTGCAGACTGCTAGAGTTCTGGCTCGGGACGACTTCTTACATTACAACCTACCTCTAGATACATTCGGGGACTACTATATTGTCCTCTATTTTGCAGACATTCTTCCAGTTTCTGCTTCTTTCGATATATTAATCAATGGGGTCGTTCAGCAATCCAATTTCACTATAACAACCTCAGAAACCAGTACTCTATATTTCACACAAAAGCGAATCACAAGTCTGGATATTGCATTTAGGAGAATCAGATTCTACCCTCAAATCAGTGCATTTGAGGTCTATGAAATTGTTGATATTCCACCAGAGGCTTCTTCAACTACAGTTTCAGCACTTCAAGTTATCGAGCAGTCTACTGGTTTCGATCTCGGATGGCAAGATGATCCATGCTTACCAACTCCATGGAATCATATTGAATGTGAAGGAAGTACAGTGACATCATT GGACCTTTCAGACACCAACTTGAGGTCAATTAGTCCAACATTTGGTGACTTGCTGGATCTTAAAATACT GGATTTGCATAACACATCACTTTCAGGAGCAATAGAAAATCTGGACAGCCTGCAATACCTCGAGAAATT GAACCTGAGTTTCAATCAGTTAACATCCTTTGGTTCTGATTTAGACAGCTTGGTTAACCTTAAAATTTT GGACTTGCATAATAACAGTTTACAGGGAATAGTACCAGCCAGCTTGGGAGAGTTGGAGAATCTACATTTGCT GAACCTGGAGAATAATAAACTGCAAGGCACCCTACCCCCATCTTTGAACAGAGAAAGCTTGGAAGTTAG AACATTAGGGAATTTATGCCTTTCCTTTTCAACAATGGCATGCAACGAAGCCACATCGAATGAGACACCAAAAGTTACTGTTATTACAAATAGGAAGCACACTCCACATACACGTTTAGCCATTATACTCGGAGCAGCTGGAGGAGCCGTATTTGCTCTACTCCTCATTTCTCGTTCAGtatttttgtatataaataaaaggGAAACTGAAGCCGCAGATACTACAA GTGCACCTATTGATATGCGAAACTGGAATGCTGCAAGAATATTTTCTTACAAAGAAATAAAAGCAGCTACAAACAACTTTAAGGAAGTCATAGGCCGAGGTGGTTTTGGATCTGTTTACCTTGGAAAGCTATCAGATGGCAAACTGGTAGCAGTAAAAGTGCGATCTGATCGAACTCAATTGGGTGCCGACTCTTTTATTAACGAG GTTCATCTGTTATCGAAAATTCGACATCAAAATCTTGTATGCTTGGAAGGATTTTGTTATGAATCAAAGAAGCAGATACTAGTGTATGAGTATCTACCTGGTGGATCACTGGCTGATTACTTACATG GTCCAAATAGTCAAAAGTTTTCTTTAAGCTGGGTTCGGAGACTGAAAATAGCTGTTGATGCTGCAAAAG GGCTGGACTACTTGCATAACGGGAGCGATCCAAGAATAATACACCGCGATGTCAAGTGCAGTAACATCCTTTTGGACGCTCAAATGAATGCCAAGGTCTGTGATTTTGGCCTCTCTAAGCAAGTAACTCAATCCGACGCAACTCATGTCACAACCGCTGTCAAAGGCACTGCAGGCTATCTAGATCCTGA GTACTATTCCACTAAACAGCTGACTGAGAAAAGTGATGTATACAGTTTCGGTGTTGTTCTTTTGGAGCTCATATGTGGAAGAGAACCACTGAATCACTCCGGATCCCCGGATTCCTTCAATTTAGTGCTATGG GCAAAGCCCTACTTACAGGCAAGTGCATTTGAGATAGTAGATGATAGCTTAAAGGGAACCTTCGAGGCAGAAAGCATGAGAAGAGCAGCCTTAGTCGCTGTAAAATCCGTCGATAGAGATGCATCCTTGAGACCAACCATTGCAGAGGTTTTAGCAGAGCTGAAAGATGCATACAGTATCCAGCTCTCATATCTTGCATCTTTGGGACACTCAG GTGAGGCATAA